The following coding sequences are from one Paenibacillus tundrae window:
- the upp gene encoding uracil phosphoribosyltransferase, with translation MGKLVICDHPLIQHKLTFIRDMRTNTKDFRELVDEVATLMAYEITRDVELETIDVQTPVAATQGKVISGRMLGLVPILRAGLGMLDGVVKLLPAAKVGHVGLFRDPETLQPVEYYTKLPTDVTERQLIVIDPMLATGGSAIAAIDVLKKRGCTQIKMMNLVAAPEGVKAVQDAHPDVDIYVAALDDRLDDHGYIVPGLGDAGDRLYGTK, from the coding sequence ATGGGAAAATTAGTAATATGTGATCACCCTTTGATCCAACACAAACTGACGTTTATACGCGACATGCGTACGAATACGAAAGATTTTCGTGAATTAGTGGATGAAGTAGCAACGTTGATGGCTTATGAAATCACAAGAGATGTTGAGTTGGAGACGATTGATGTACAGACTCCTGTAGCAGCGACACAAGGTAAAGTGATTTCTGGACGTATGCTCGGACTGGTGCCAATTCTGCGTGCAGGACTGGGAATGCTGGACGGCGTTGTTAAATTGTTGCCAGCGGCAAAAGTAGGACATGTTGGTCTGTTCCGTGACCCGGAAACACTTCAACCTGTTGAATACTATACCAAGCTGCCTACGGACGTAACAGAGCGCCAATTGATTGTGATTGATCCGATGCTCGCAACGGGTGGTTCGGCAATCGCGGCAATTGACGTGCTCAAAAAACGCGGATGCACACAGATCAAAATGATGAACCTCGTAGCCGCTCCAGAAGGCGTAAAAGCCGTGCAAGATGCTCACCCAGATGTAGACATTTATGTAGCTGCGCTTGACGATCGTCTGGATGATCATGGTTACATCGTTCCAGGACTTGGAGATGCAGGAGACCGTCTATACGGCACTAAATAA
- the atpF gene encoding F0F1 ATP synthase subunit B → MSFIWENTLLAIVAFAILYWLLSRYAFGPLFSIMEKRRELVLSQMNEAAQTREQAIAYVEEQKQALEQARKDAYDIIEQSKQTGGKQAESILADAKAEANRLKDDAVREIESEKNKAVAALRSELGTASVQIASKLIKKEVENGPAQEELVNQYLNEVGGRQ, encoded by the coding sequence TTGAGTTTCATATGGGAAAATACGCTTCTTGCGATTGTTGCATTCGCAATCTTATATTGGCTGCTTAGCCGTTACGCTTTTGGTCCATTGTTCTCCATTATGGAAAAACGTCGTGAACTCGTGCTGTCGCAGATGAATGAGGCTGCTCAGACTCGGGAACAGGCGATTGCCTATGTGGAGGAGCAAAAACAAGCTCTTGAGCAAGCGCGCAAAGATGCTTACGACATCATTGAACAATCCAAACAAACGGGTGGCAAACAAGCTGAATCGATTTTGGCTGATGCCAAGGCGGAAGCTAATCGTCTGAAAGACGATGCAGTACGCGAAATCGAGAGCGAGAAGAACAAAGCAGTCGCAGCGCTTCGCAGCGAACTGGGTACCGCTTCCGTTCAGATTGCATCCAAGTTGATTAAAAAAGAAGTTGAGAACGGTCCTGCACAAGAAGAACTTGTGAACCAATACCTCAATGAGGTAGGAGGCCGACAATGA
- the wecB gene encoding non-hydrolyzing UDP-N-acetylglucosamine 2-epimerase → MSNKIKVMTIFGVRPEAIKMAPLILELQKHPESIESIVCVTAQHRQMLDQVLEVFDIHPDYDLDVMKDRQTLNEITIRVLGGLEPVLREAKPDIVLVHGDTLTTFVASYAAFLQQIQVGHVEAGLRTWNKLSPYPEEMNRQLTGVLADLHFAPTDRSFDNLAKENKPESSTYVTGNTVTDVFQYTVQEGYKHPVLEWAEGKRLVLLTAHRRESQGEPHRNIFQAVKRIADEFEDIAIVYPVHPSPAVKEPAHAILGNHPRIQLIDPLDVVDLHNFYPHTHLILTDSGGLQEEAPSFGVPVLVLRDTTERPEGIEAGTLELVGTDEEHVYERTKALLTDETLYASMSQAANPYGDGHASERIVNAILHHFGVNSERPEPFHRKFKK, encoded by the coding sequence ATGTCTAACAAAATTAAAGTGATGACGATCTTCGGGGTGCGACCAGAAGCAATCAAGATGGCTCCGCTTATTTTGGAGTTGCAGAAACATCCTGAGTCTATCGAATCTATTGTTTGCGTAACTGCGCAACATCGACAGATGTTGGATCAGGTACTTGAAGTATTCGACATCCATCCGGATTATGATCTGGATGTGATGAAGGATCGTCAGACATTGAATGAAATCACGATTCGTGTCCTTGGAGGGCTGGAGCCTGTACTACGTGAAGCGAAACCAGACATTGTGCTTGTTCACGGAGATACGCTGACTACATTTGTAGCCAGCTATGCAGCGTTCTTGCAGCAGATCCAGGTAGGGCATGTCGAGGCAGGGCTTCGGACGTGGAACAAGTTGTCTCCATATCCGGAAGAGATGAACCGTCAATTGACAGGCGTACTGGCTGATTTACACTTTGCGCCAACAGATAGGTCCTTTGATAATCTTGCCAAAGAAAATAAACCAGAGTCTAGTACGTACGTCACAGGCAACACGGTTACTGATGTGTTTCAATATACAGTACAGGAGGGCTACAAACATCCGGTACTTGAATGGGCAGAAGGCAAACGCCTTGTATTGTTGACAGCTCATCGCCGTGAATCTCAAGGCGAGCCTCACCGTAACATTTTCCAGGCCGTCAAACGAATTGCCGATGAGTTCGAAGATATCGCCATCGTGTATCCGGTGCATCCAAGTCCTGCTGTGAAGGAGCCGGCTCACGCGATTTTGGGGAATCACCCACGTATTCAATTAATTGATCCACTAGACGTAGTGGATTTGCATAATTTTTACCCGCATACACACTTGATTTTAACCGATTCAGGCGGTTTGCAGGAAGAAGCGCCTTCGTTCGGTGTGCCTGTTCTTGTCCTGCGTGACACGACAGAGCGCCCAGAAGGAATCGAGGCTGGAACGCTTGAGCTTGTAGGTACAGATGAAGAGCATGTGTATGAACGGACAAAAGCCTTGCTTACAGACGAAACATTGTATGCAAGCATGAGTCAAGCAGCCAATCCATACGGAGATGGACATGCTTCGGAAAGAATTGTCAATGCGATTTTGCACCATTTTGGTGTAAATAGCGAACGTCCGGAACCATTTCACAGAAAGTTCAAAAAATAA
- a CDS encoding F0F1 ATP synthase subunit delta: protein MSRDTIVAKRYAKALFEVALQQQQVLEVEQELRAVVSALTGDSDIQKFIVSPNISDEAKRNVLHSSLDGKVSESVLRTVLLLIERGRVELLEELLNDYRKIQGESLGIADARVYSTYALNDEEKEAVAREFGGRVNKKIRIENFVDPTLLGGLKVAIGDTIYDGSLAGKLERLEQSFNRRVQ from the coding sequence ATGAGCCGCGATACGATTGTTGCCAAACGTTATGCGAAAGCATTGTTCGAAGTTGCTCTTCAGCAACAACAGGTGCTTGAGGTTGAACAAGAGCTACGCGCCGTTGTCAGTGCATTGACTGGTGATTCCGATATCCAGAAGTTTATCGTATCTCCTAATATCTCTGATGAAGCTAAACGGAACGTACTTCACTCAAGTCTTGATGGCAAGGTATCCGAGTCTGTCCTTCGCACAGTCTTACTGTTGATTGAACGCGGACGCGTTGAATTGCTGGAAGAATTGCTGAATGATTATCGGAAGATCCAGGGCGAGTCGCTTGGGATTGCTGATGCGCGTGTATACTCAACTTATGCATTGAATGATGAGGAAAAAGAAGCGGTTGCCCGTGAATTCGGTGGCCGTGTGAATAAAAAGATTCGTATCGAGAATTTTGTTGATCCGACTCTGCTGGGCGGATTGAAAGTCGCCATTGGCGATACGATCTATGACGGCAGCTTGGCTGGCAAGCTCGAACGTCTTGAGCAGTCTTTTAACAGACGAGTACAGTAG
- a CDS encoding AtpZ/AtpI family protein, whose product MADSNKPNSSRNHDDNVWKAMGLVTAFGIEIAILAVVGYYAGSWLDKTIGGNGIWIAVSVLFFLAAGGVSIYFIAKKFMGESDE is encoded by the coding sequence ATGGCCGATTCGAACAAACCAAATTCATCCCGTAACCATGACGATAATGTGTGGAAAGCAATGGGACTCGTGACAGCTTTTGGGATCGAGATTGCCATACTCGCTGTAGTCGGATATTACGCTGGCTCCTGGTTGGACAAGACCATTGGAGGTAACGGAATATGGATCGCCGTAAGCGTTCTCTTTTTTCTGGCAGCAGGCGGGGTAAGCATCTACTTTATCGCGAAAAAATTCATGGGGGAAAGTGATGAGTGA
- the glyA gene encoding serine hydroxymethyltransferase — translation MEQLRKNDPAVLEAMNLELKRQQNNIELIASENIVSEAVIEALGSVLTNKYAEGYPGKRYYGGCEHVDIVEDIARDRAKELFGAEHVNVQPHSGAQANMAVYLAALKPGDTVLGMNLAHGGHLTHGSPVNASGLLYNFVAYGVQEDTFLIDYDEVRKAAFKHRPRLIVAGASAYPRTIDFEKLASIANDVGALFMVDMAHIAGLVAAGLHPSPVPHAHFVTTTTHKTLRGPRGGMILCTKAWAAAIDKAVFPGSQGGPLMHVIASKAVALGEALQPSFKEYAQNVVKNAQVLAETLISEGLNIVSGGTDNHLMLIDTRSVNITGKEAEHVLDSIGITVNKNAIPFDPTSPFITSGIRIGTPAATSRGMNEEAMVSIGKIIAKTLKNPKDTATLDQARAEVTALTDQFPLYTDLKY, via the coding sequence ATGGAACAATTGCGTAAGAATGACCCGGCGGTATTGGAAGCGATGAATCTGGAGTTGAAACGTCAGCAAAACAACATTGAGTTGATTGCATCTGAGAACATTGTAAGCGAAGCGGTTATTGAAGCACTTGGTTCCGTTCTGACGAACAAATATGCTGAAGGATATCCAGGCAAACGTTACTATGGCGGTTGTGAGCACGTAGATATCGTGGAAGATATCGCTCGTGATCGCGCTAAAGAATTGTTTGGAGCAGAGCATGTTAACGTTCAACCACACTCTGGTGCACAAGCGAACATGGCAGTTTACCTTGCGGCGCTTAAGCCTGGCGATACAGTATTGGGTATGAACCTTGCACATGGTGGTCACCTTACGCATGGTAGCCCAGTAAACGCATCTGGCTTACTCTACAACTTCGTAGCATATGGCGTACAAGAAGATACATTCCTGATCGATTATGATGAAGTTCGCAAAGCAGCGTTCAAACACCGTCCTCGGTTGATCGTGGCAGGGGCAAGTGCGTATCCACGTACAATTGATTTCGAAAAATTGGCTTCCATTGCTAATGACGTAGGCGCATTGTTCATGGTTGACATGGCTCACATTGCTGGATTGGTTGCTGCTGGTTTGCATCCAAGCCCGGTTCCACATGCACATTTCGTAACAACGACAACTCACAAAACATTGCGTGGACCACGCGGGGGTATGATTCTGTGTACCAAAGCTTGGGCTGCTGCAATTGATAAAGCGGTATTCCCTGGTTCCCAAGGTGGACCATTGATGCACGTTATTGCTTCCAAAGCGGTAGCATTGGGTGAAGCATTGCAACCATCTTTCAAAGAGTACGCGCAGAATGTAGTGAAAAATGCACAGGTTCTGGCTGAAACGTTGATCTCTGAAGGCTTGAACATCGTATCCGGTGGTACAGATAACCACTTGATGCTGATCGATACACGCAGTGTGAACATCACAGGTAAAGAAGCTGAGCATGTCCTTGATTCCATCGGAATCACTGTTAATAAAAATGCAATTCCATTTGACCCAACAAGCCCGTTCATCACTAGCGGTATCCGTATTGGTACACCTGCGGCGACTTCCCGCGGTATGAACGAAGAGGCTATGGTATCGATCGGTAAAATCATTGCGAAAACGCTCAAGAACCCTAAAGATACAGCAACACTTGATCAAGCTCGTGCAGAAGTAACGGCACTGACAGATCAATTCCCGCTCTACACTGACCTTAAATACTAA
- a CDS encoding ATP synthase subunit I: MSELTRYRRMMTVFIMYFLMICFLAAAFMPRVETIALGLALGTVISWINAFYLGYKVRKMSDDAAEGNLKRVNLGFLTRAALAVLGIFLSMRFPQYFNTYAVAGGLVIAQFSLLIIGIVYSRRAE; the protein is encoded by the coding sequence ATGAGTGAACTAACCAGATACCGCAGAATGATGACTGTTTTCATCATGTACTTTCTTATGATTTGTTTTCTCGCAGCGGCCTTCATGCCACGTGTGGAGACAATTGCTTTGGGATTGGCTCTGGGTACGGTAATTAGCTGGATCAATGCATTTTACCTAGGCTACAAAGTAAGGAAAATGTCTGATGATGCGGCAGAAGGTAACTTGAAGCGTGTGAACCTAGGATTTTTGACAAGAGCGGCGCTCGCTGTGCTCGGTATATTTTTATCGATGCGCTTTCCGCAATACTTCAATACATATGCGGTTGCAGGCGGTCTGGTTATTGCACAATTTTCCTTACTGATTATAGGGATTGTCTATTCCCGCAGAGCAGAATGA
- the atpB gene encoding F0F1 ATP synthase subunit A, with translation MHEAPIIMLGGFRLDLSVVLMLVVTGALVFIFAVLATRRLSVENPGKLQNFMEWAVEFVRNLISSTMDMKKGKHFISLALSMIMFIFVGNMLGLPFQAVTAVDSAEHAQVFGKPIVTAVEAFEEAHAKDPEAHPHVELAWWKSPTADLSVTMGLALVAFLVSHGLGLFRNTRGYLKHYLQPFALFLPINLIETASKLLTHGMRLFANIFAGEVLITTILKLTTFKIFGAIAAIPLLMVWQGFSIFIGAIQAFVFVILMMVYISQSIETHEEH, from the coding sequence ATGCATGAAGCTCCAATTATTATGCTTGGCGGATTTCGACTGGATCTATCGGTTGTGCTGATGCTAGTAGTTACAGGTGCCCTTGTTTTTATTTTCGCTGTACTAGCCACACGAAGACTATCCGTTGAAAACCCCGGCAAGCTGCAAAATTTTATGGAGTGGGCAGTAGAATTCGTCCGCAATCTGATTTCCAGTACAATGGATATGAAGAAAGGTAAACATTTTATCTCTCTCGCTCTTTCCATGATTATGTTCATTTTTGTGGGAAACATGCTCGGACTTCCGTTCCAAGCAGTAACCGCAGTGGACAGTGCAGAACACGCGCAGGTGTTTGGTAAGCCAATTGTAACTGCCGTGGAAGCGTTTGAAGAAGCGCATGCCAAAGATCCTGAAGCTCATCCGCACGTCGAACTGGCTTGGTGGAAATCACCAACAGCCGACTTGTCTGTAACGATGGGACTAGCTCTGGTAGCGTTCCTAGTATCTCATGGTCTCGGATTATTCCGGAACACTAGAGGATATCTCAAGCATTACCTTCAGCCATTTGCCTTGTTCTTACCGATCAACTTGATCGAGACGGCATCGAAGCTGTTGACACACGGTATGCGTCTATTCGCGAATATCTTCGCGGGTGAGGTGCTGATCACAACGATTCTGAAGCTGACCACATTCAAAATATTTGGTGCCATTGCAGCGATTCCGCTATTAATGGTGTGGCAAGGCTTTAGTATCTTTATCGGCGCGATCCAAGCATTTGTATTTGTTATCCTAATGATGGTGTACATTTCACAGAGCATTGAGACGCACGAGGAACATTAA
- a CDS encoding TIGR01440 family protein codes for MTIELDSEQPGLQEQTASILRELATAGKLGSGQIVVIGTSTSEVAGKRIGTSGAIEVAQQLLAGIREVQQEFGFEPVFQCCEHLNRALVMERSVLVRLGLTEVGAVPVPTAGGSMASAAYRSLTDPCLAEHVQAHAGLDIGETMIGMHLRHVAVPYRTALRYIGDARVTTALTRPKLIGGERAVYRMEEQPDSTFCD; via the coding sequence ATGACTATTGAGTTAGATTCGGAACAACCCGGATTGCAGGAACAGACCGCATCCATTTTGCGTGAACTGGCCACTGCAGGGAAGCTTGGTTCAGGGCAGATCGTTGTCATTGGTACAAGCACTAGTGAAGTGGCAGGTAAACGGATTGGTACGAGTGGTGCGATTGAAGTGGCACAGCAGCTTCTTGCGGGTATTCGTGAGGTGCAGCAGGAATTCGGTTTTGAACCGGTCTTTCAATGCTGTGAGCATCTGAATCGTGCGCTGGTAATGGAGCGTTCTGTGTTAGTGCGTCTGGGATTGACCGAGGTAGGTGCGGTACCTGTTCCTACAGCGGGTGGTTCAATGGCATCTGCGGCTTATCGATCACTTACCGATCCTTGTCTGGCAGAACATGTGCAAGCACATGCAGGACTGGATATCGGAGAGACGATGATTGGTATGCATTTGCGGCATGTGGCGGTTCCTTACCGTACAGCACTTCGTTACATTGGAGATGCCCGTGTGACGACAGCGTTGACGCGTCCGAAGTTGATTGGTGGGGAACGTGCAGTGTATCGTATGGAAGAGCAGCCTGATTCGACATTTTGTGACTAA
- the atpE gene encoding F0F1 ATP synthase subunit C, with amino-acid sequence MGAMALIAAAIVAGLGAFGAGIGNGMVISKTVEGIARQPEAKSTLQTTMFIGVGLIEVLPIIGVVLAFMFYGMA; translated from the coding sequence ATGGGAGCAATGGCATTAATCGCAGCAGCAATTGTTGCAGGACTGGGCGCATTTGGCGCAGGTATTGGTAACGGTATGGTAATCAGCAAAACGGTGGAAGGTATTGCCCGTCAACCGGAAGCTAAATCCACTCTTCAAACAACTATGTTTATCGGTGTAGGTTTGATCGAGGTATTGCCGATCATCGGTGTGGTACTCGCGTTCATGTTCTACGGTATGGCTTAA